A section of the Phaseolus vulgaris cultivar G19833 chromosome 8, P. vulgaris v2.0, whole genome shotgun sequence genome encodes:
- the LOC137827170 gene encoding glutathione S-transferase F9-like, with translation MVVKVYGPHCASTKRVLVCLLEKDVEFEVVPVDLTKGEHKDPEFLKLQPFGVVPVIQDGDYTLYESRAIMRYYADKYRSQGVELLGRTPEERGVVEQWLEVEAHNFHPPAYDLAVHLLFAPLFGMTPDPKVIEESEAKLLKVLDVYEERLSKSKYLGGDFFSLADISHLPFTYFIVNQMNKGYLIKERKHVSGWWDDISSRPSWKKVIQLYPPPV, from the exons ATGGTAGTGAAGGTGTACGGTCCTCACTGTGCTTCCACTAAACGGGTGCTAGTATGTCTCCTTGAGAAGGACGTCGAATTTGAGGTTGTCCCAGTCGATCTCACTAAGGGAGAGCACAAGGATCCCGAGTTTCTCAAGTTACAG CCCTTTGGAGTTGTTCCTGTCATCCAAGATGGAGACTACACCTTATATG AATCTCGTGCTATAATGAGGTATTATGCAGACAAATACAGATCTCAGGGGGTTGAGCTGTTGGGGAGGACACCGGAAGAGAGGGGTGTTGTGGAACAATGGCTAGAAGTTGAAGCACATAACTTTCACCCACCAGCTTATGACTTGGCTGTGCATCTGTTGTTTGCTCCATTATTTGGCATGACTCCAGATCCAAAGGTGATTGAAGAGAGTGAAGCAAAGCTGTTGAAGGTGTTGGATGTTTATGAGGAGAGGCTGTCAAAGAGCAAGTATTTGGGTGGGGATTTCTTCAGTCTTGCTGATATAAGTCATCTTccatttacatattttatagTGAACCAAATGAATAAAGGGTATCTGATAAAAGAGAGGAAGCATGTGAGTGGTTGGTGGGATGACATAAGCAGTAGACCATCGTGGAAGAAGGTTATCCAACTCTACCCACCTCCAGTCTAG
- the LOC137827171 gene encoding glutathione S-transferase F9-like, translating to MVVKVYGPHCASTKRVLVCLLEKEVEFEVVPVDLTKGEHKAPEFLKLQPFGVVPVIQDGDYTLYESRAIMRFYADKYRSQGVELVGRTAEERGVVEQWLEVEAHNFHPPAYDLAVHLLFAPIFGMTPDPKVIEESEAKLLKVLDVYEERLSKSKYLGGDFFSLADISHLPFTYFIVNQMNKGYLIKERKHVSGWWDDISSRPSWKKVIELYPPPV from the exons ATGGTAGTGAAGGTGTACGGTCCTCACTGTGCTTCCACTAAAAGGGTGCTGGTATGTCTCCTTGAGAAGGAGGTCGAATTTGAGGTTGTCCCAGTTGATCTCACTAAGGGAGAGCACAAGGCTCCCGAGTTTCTCAAGTTACAG CCCTTTGGAGTTGTTCCTGTCATCCAAGATGGAGACTACACCTTATATG AATCTCGTGCTATAATGAGGTTTTATGCAGACAAATACAGATCTCAGGGGGTTGAGCTGGTGGGGAGGACAGCAGAAGAGAGGGGTGTTGTGGAACAATGGCTAGAAGTTGAAGCACATAACTTTCACCCACCAGCCTATGACTTGGCTGTGCATCTGTTGTTTGCTCCAATATTTGGCATGACTCCAGATCCAAAGGTGATTGAGGAGAGTGAAGCAAAGCTGTTGAAGGTGTTGGATGTTTATGAGGAGAGGCTGTCAAAGAGCAAGTATTTGGGTGGGGATTTCTTCAGTCTTGCTGATATAAGTCATCTTccatttacatattttatagTGAACCAAATGAATAAAGGGTATCTGATAAAAGAGAGGAAGCATGTGAGTGGTTGGTGGGATGACATAAGCAGTAGACCATCATGGAAGAAGGTTATTGAACTCTACCCACCTCCAGTTTAG
- the LOC137827172 gene encoding protein JASON-like isoform X1 → MLRRVFCFIIRFFFRSFNKVMGCFFACFRIRDARPTPTPQLIPTSNRSNGVVISRNSSSSLLFEAERDDSARIDGVGFQGDFQDLKDEAKFLKACGTLTGTPIEICKASEKLKTSPSPDDPSRFHTWFPNTSVEKLQPDVQPFDQPTPIKLCQKWGNSMDSFEHTPSSCISKAQDTQDDSVDCIEKSYAGILHREDRSERNAALVSPLLPANTQRKNKSVRFENETDLASYGSSSDDWHTKENKSPNNHQSAYRQSPYPTPLKLFDEMQTPGTVYPASLEQLQSGKAQVRCQFVYPTNNPSDNIFRCKILEDGDSNPEEDSSELSDLVDQSQNGTPTPEEGLKKISNGYENEEKSILSSRLTPLSVIEENSPISLKWWYGNGIPNSTTKYKEDQKVKWHATPFEERLDKALSENFISKRKLVRGKPVEFDDIEENDTASSQQL, encoded by the exons ATGCTGAGGAGAGTGTTCTGCTTCATTATCCGTTTCTTCTTCCGATCCTTCAACAAAGTAATGGGCTGTTTCTTCGCCTGCTTCCGGATCAGAGACGCTCGCCCTACGCCCACACCGCAACTGATTCCCACATCCAATCGTTCCAAC GGAGTTGTGATATCTCGGAATAGTTCGTCTTCTTTGTTATTTGAAG CAGAGAGAGATGATTCTGCACGGATTGATGGGGTGGGGTTTCAGGGAGATTTCCAGGACCTTAAGGACGAG GCTAAGTTTCTTAAAGCTTGTGGGACCTTAACAGGAACTCCTATTGAAATTTGTAAAGCATCTGAGAAATTGAAAACATCACCATCTCCCGATGACCCTTCAAGATTTCATACTTGGTTTCCTAACACGTCTGTGGAAAAACTGCAACCAGATGTCCAACCATTTGATCAACCAACTCCcataaaactttgtcaaaagtgGGGAAATAGTATGGATTCATTTGAGCACACGCCAAGCAG TTGCATCTCCAAAGCACAAGATACTCAGGATGACTCTGTTGACTGCATAGAAAAAAGTTATGCAGGGATTCTTCATAGGGAAGATAGGTCCGAAAGGAATGCAGCTTTAGTTTCACCTTTGCTACCCGCCAATACTCAGAGAAAGAACAAGTCTGTTCGTTTTGAAAACGAAACTGACTTGGCATCCTATGGAAGCTCATCAGACGATTGGCATACGAAGGAAAACAAATCACCAAATAACCACCAAAGTGCATATAGACAATCTCCTTATCCTACCCCGTTGAAGTTATTTGATGAGATGCAAACACCAGGAACTGTGTATCCTGCATCATTAGAACAGTTACAGAGTGGTAAGGCTCAGGTTCGTTGCCAGTTTGTCTATCCAACAAACAACCCAAGTGATAATATCTTCCGGTGCAAAATACTAGAGGACGGAGATTCTAACCCTGAAGAAGATTCAAGTGAGCTGAGTGATTTGGTTGACCAATCTCAAAATGGAACTCCTACCCCAGAAGAAGGGTTGAAGAAAATTTCAAATGGATATGAAAATGAGGAGAAATCAATTTTGTCTTCTAGATTAACTCCTCTATCAGTCATTGAGGAGAATTCCCCCATTTCTCTTAAGTGGTGGTATGGCAATGGCATCCCGAATTCAACAACTAAGTACAAGGAG GACCAGAAAGTAAAATGGCACGCAACCCCGTTTGAAGAGAGGCTGGATAAGGCACTGTCTGAGAATTTTATATCAAAAAG GAAGCTTGTTCGTGGGAAACCGGTGGAATTTGATGACATTGAAGAAAATGATACTGCATCATCACAGCAGCTATAG
- the LOC137827172 gene encoding protein JASON-like isoform X2, whose amino-acid sequence MLRRVFCFIIRFFFRSFNKVMGCFFACFRIRDARPTPTPQLIPTSNRSNGVVISRNSSSSLLFEERDDSARIDGVGFQGDFQDLKDEAKFLKACGTLTGTPIEICKASEKLKTSPSPDDPSRFHTWFPNTSVEKLQPDVQPFDQPTPIKLCQKWGNSMDSFEHTPSSCISKAQDTQDDSVDCIEKSYAGILHREDRSERNAALVSPLLPANTQRKNKSVRFENETDLASYGSSSDDWHTKENKSPNNHQSAYRQSPYPTPLKLFDEMQTPGTVYPASLEQLQSGKAQVRCQFVYPTNNPSDNIFRCKILEDGDSNPEEDSSELSDLVDQSQNGTPTPEEGLKKISNGYENEEKSILSSRLTPLSVIEENSPISLKWWYGNGIPNSTTKYKEDQKVKWHATPFEERLDKALSENFISKRKLVRGKPVEFDDIEENDTASSQQL is encoded by the exons ATGCTGAGGAGAGTGTTCTGCTTCATTATCCGTTTCTTCTTCCGATCCTTCAACAAAGTAATGGGCTGTTTCTTCGCCTGCTTCCGGATCAGAGACGCTCGCCCTACGCCCACACCGCAACTGATTCCCACATCCAATCGTTCCAAC GGAGTTGTGATATCTCGGAATAGTTCGTCTTCTTTGTTATTTGAAG AGAGAGATGATTCTGCACGGATTGATGGGGTGGGGTTTCAGGGAGATTTCCAGGACCTTAAGGACGAG GCTAAGTTTCTTAAAGCTTGTGGGACCTTAACAGGAACTCCTATTGAAATTTGTAAAGCATCTGAGAAATTGAAAACATCACCATCTCCCGATGACCCTTCAAGATTTCATACTTGGTTTCCTAACACGTCTGTGGAAAAACTGCAACCAGATGTCCAACCATTTGATCAACCAACTCCcataaaactttgtcaaaagtgGGGAAATAGTATGGATTCATTTGAGCACACGCCAAGCAG TTGCATCTCCAAAGCACAAGATACTCAGGATGACTCTGTTGACTGCATAGAAAAAAGTTATGCAGGGATTCTTCATAGGGAAGATAGGTCCGAAAGGAATGCAGCTTTAGTTTCACCTTTGCTACCCGCCAATACTCAGAGAAAGAACAAGTCTGTTCGTTTTGAAAACGAAACTGACTTGGCATCCTATGGAAGCTCATCAGACGATTGGCATACGAAGGAAAACAAATCACCAAATAACCACCAAAGTGCATATAGACAATCTCCTTATCCTACCCCGTTGAAGTTATTTGATGAGATGCAAACACCAGGAACTGTGTATCCTGCATCATTAGAACAGTTACAGAGTGGTAAGGCTCAGGTTCGTTGCCAGTTTGTCTATCCAACAAACAACCCAAGTGATAATATCTTCCGGTGCAAAATACTAGAGGACGGAGATTCTAACCCTGAAGAAGATTCAAGTGAGCTGAGTGATTTGGTTGACCAATCTCAAAATGGAACTCCTACCCCAGAAGAAGGGTTGAAGAAAATTTCAAATGGATATGAAAATGAGGAGAAATCAATTTTGTCTTCTAGATTAACTCCTCTATCAGTCATTGAGGAGAATTCCCCCATTTCTCTTAAGTGGTGGTATGGCAATGGCATCCCGAATTCAACAACTAAGTACAAGGAG GACCAGAAAGTAAAATGGCACGCAACCCCGTTTGAAGAGAGGCTGGATAAGGCACTGTCTGAGAATTTTATATCAAAAAG GAAGCTTGTTCGTGGGAAACCGGTGGAATTTGATGACATTGAAGAAAATGATACTGCATCATCACAGCAGCTATAG
- the LOC137825353 gene encoding uncharacterized protein produces the protein MFMERFGKVALGIRDLSPEVTMHHMIIALKLGPFADSLCKKPATNLDELRQRASKFMQMEELREFRNQVRVDGGEKRVMERESGPMVRRAREEFRSRKFQQYTPLNTNRARILQEAMAAEIIPPPRKARTPERVDHTKRCEYHKNHGHHTEECIGLKDRIEELIQAGQLKRFIQGGNTKTRLSPEKVLKGREVGQRRVEGFERREDRRVEKRDDRREGRPERRCDRFYQNTQSVRRSRERSLGRPVRGFINTISGGFSGKESSSGRKQHWRSIRTINHIFKKRTLPPMLFTDEDFQEIDPDHDDPMVITVEIAEYAVMKTLVDQGSSVDFCFGILSKGCT, from the coding sequence ATGTTCATGGAACGCTTTGGAAAGGTTGCCTTAGGTATTCGAGATCTTAGCCCAGAGGTTACCATGCATCATATGATAATAGCATTGAAGCTGGGACCATTCGCCGATAGCCTCTGCAAAAAACCTGCAACCAATTTGGATGAACTAAGGCAGCGAGCCTCAAAATTTATGCAGATGGAAGAACTGAGAGAGTTCCGAAACCAAGTGAGGGTTGATGGAGGTGAGAAGAGGGTGATGGAAAGAGAAAGCGGACCTATGGTCAGAAGAGCCCGAGAAGAGTTCAGAAGTCGAAAATTCCAACAATATACACCTTTGAATACAAATAGAGCAAGAATTTTGCAAGAAGCCATGGCAGCAGAAATAATACCACCACCAAGAAAAGCAAGAACACCAGAAAGGGTAGATCATACCAAGCGGTGTGAGtatcataaaaatcatggcCATCATACAGAAGAGTGCATCGGGTTGAAAGATAGAATAGAAGAATTGATCCAAGCGGGACAGTTGAAACGCTTCATTCAAGGAGGAAATACGAAAACAAGATTAAGTCCTGAAAAAGTGTTGAAAGGGAGAGAGGTAGGACAAAGAAGAGTGGAAGGATTTGAAAGAAGAGAAGATAGAAGAGTTGAAAAAAGAGATGATAGGAGGGAGGGAAGGCCAGAACGAAGATGTGATAGGTTTTATCAAAACACCCAGTCGGTTAGGCGAAGTAGGGAACGAAGTCTGGGAAGGCCGGTCAGAGGATTTATAAATACAATTTCAGGTGGTTTCTCTGGCAAAGAATCTTCATCGGGAAGAAAACAACATTGGAGAAGTATCAGAACCATTAatcacatttttaaaaaaagaacttTGCCACCGATGCTTTTCACAGATGAAGACTTTCAAGAAATCGATCCCGATCATGATGATCCTATGGTGATAACAGTAGAAATAGCCGAGTATGCTGTCATGAAAACCTTGGTTGATCAGGGGAGCTCAGTTGATTTTTGTTTTGGGATACTTTCAAAAGGTTGCACTTGA